The genome window GATATCGTCCGCACTATCGGGATGATTCACAATGCGTTTATCCTCTGGACTGCGCCCGGTCTTTTCTCCCGAACGCACAATAAGTGCCCCAGTACTCGTAATAGTCGATCCAGTCTCGTGGGTCAGCGCCTCCTCGTAAAGCACCGCTGGCGAAGCATTGCGCAAAATAAGCGGCCTGGTAATATTGTAGCGTTCCAGATTTATTCCAGTCATAAACGAATCCTTTCGGTTATTAGTTGTCAATCCCAACACCAAAATATATCACACAAAACACGCCAAACCAAATATTACTCCACAACCAAAAATTCCTTCATTTTTAAAAAATAGTCATTATATTTCGCGCCTGACCATCGATCGGAGGAAAAAATGTCCAAAAAATGGTTGCGCGTTGCCGCATGTCAAATGCATGCCGATGAGAACATCGAAAAAAACACCTGTGAGATTATCGACCGTATAAACACCTGTGCGCGTGAAAAAGTAGATATAGCCGCATTTCACGAAGGGATTTTATACGGCTATACCAACTGCCCCGACTTCTGGTCAAGCCTGGATCAAACGCGCATTGAAAGAGCCGAACAACAAATTATAAAGGTATGCCGTGAAAAAGGCATTGCCGCAATCGTCGGCTCCACCCATCTCGAAAACGAACACCGCTACAACAGCCTCCTCGTCATAGATCGCGATGGCACCGTAAAGGGACGCTATGGCAAAATACATCTGGCGGGTGAAAAATGGTGTGAACCCGCGCAACACTTGCCTATTTATCACTTGTGCGGCATACCCTGTTGTTTTTTAATCTGTCACGACATTCGATACCCCGAACTCGTGAGATTGCCCGCCGCAGCCGGTGCAAAAATCTGCTTCTTCGCCAGTTGTGAAAGCTCTGTCACCTCAGAGCACAAATTGTCGGCCTATCGCGCCATGCCCATCAGCCGCGCAACCGAAAATGACATCTACGTCGTCATGGCAAACGCCCCTGCCGACCCCCTGGACATCAACCGCGCGGGATCTTCCCACGGCGAATCAAAAATCATCCATCCGAATGGCAACGTCATAACCGAAGCTGGCATATTCACCGACGAAATCATAATCCGCAAATTAGACCTCCATCAGGCATCCCGCAACATCGCATTGCGAGCCGTGAATGACACAACGCGCCTGCGCGAATGGATGAAAAAAGGCGTAAAATTAGTAGATTGCAAAAAGGAGCATATATGAAAGGAACAAAACCAAACATCTTGTGGATCTGCACAGACCAGCAGCGATATGACACCATTGGTGCATTGGGCAATCCCCATGTGGATACCCCCAATATCGACCGACTAATCGCCGAAGGATTTGCATTTACCCATGCCTATTGCCAGAGTCCGATTTGCACACCCAGTCGGACGAGTTTTTTGACCGGACAATACGCCAGTGCCGTACACGTAAACGGCAATGGCAACTCGCATTTCCCAGATGCGCCCCCCCTGGTCACCAAAATACTCGCAGACAATGGATACGACTGCGGACTAATCGGCAAATTGCACTTATCGAGCGCGCATGGGCGCATTGAAAAAAGAACAGATGACGGATACCGCTACTGGCAATACAGCCACGCGCCTCGGGACGATTGGGAAACCGGACACGATTATGCCGACTGGGTACGATCAAAAGGCGAAATCCTGGGCGAACTCATCAAAAGCCCCGACGGCGTACCCGCAGAACTGCACCAGACAACGTGGTGTGTGGAAAAAACCATCGAATTTTTGAGCGAACAGCGCGATGGACCCTGGCTGGCCTCTGTGAACATCTACGACCCGCATCCGCCATTTAACCCACCCACAACGTACCGCGAAATGTTCGATCCCGAACAGGTAAACGGCCCGCTATTCCGAGAAAGCGATCTCGCGCAACAGGAAAAACTGGAAGCCATCGACTTCCAGTCCAAAGGGCGGCATCCCGATGAACTGGATATACGAAGCCCCGTAATCCCCAGAACACCGACGCGCGGATTGCACGAATCTGAATCAGCCGGAAAACGCGACGCAAAAACACTCATTGCCGCCTATTACGCCATGATCAAATTGATCGACGATCAACTCGGGCGCATAATAGCCGCACTGGAAGAAACTGGACAGCGCGACAACACATTGATTATCTTCACCAGCGACCACGGCGAAACTCTCGGAGACCACGGCCTGATTCAAAAGGGATGCCGTTTTTACGAAGGACTCGTGCGCGTACCACTCATTTTCTCATGGCCGGGCTACGTAAAATCGGAACAAAAAAGCGATGCACTCGTCGAATTGCGCGACATAGCACCCCTCTTGTTGGAACTCGCTGGTATAGAAGTACCCGAGCGAATGCAACCGCATTCTCTATCACCCATGCTCAGCGGTGATCAACCCCCC of Gemmatimonadota bacterium contains these proteins:
- a CDS encoding carbon-nitrogen hydrolase family protein, translated to MSKKWLRVAACQMHADENIEKNTCEIIDRINTCAREKVDIAAFHEGILYGYTNCPDFWSSLDQTRIERAEQQIIKVCREKGIAAIVGSTHLENEHRYNSLLVIDRDGTVKGRYGKIHLAGEKWCEPAQHLPIYHLCGIPCCFLICHDIRYPELVRLPAAAGAKICFFASCESSVTSEHKLSAYRAMPISRATENDIYVVMANAPADPLDINRAGSSHGESKIIHPNGNVITEAGIFTDEIIIRKLDLHQASRNIALRAVNDTTRLREWMKKGVKLVDCKKEHI
- a CDS encoding sulfatase-like hydrolase/transferase, which translates into the protein MKGTKPNILWICTDQQRYDTIGALGNPHVDTPNIDRLIAEGFAFTHAYCQSPICTPSRTSFLTGQYASAVHVNGNGNSHFPDAPPLVTKILADNGYDCGLIGKLHLSSAHGRIEKRTDDGYRYWQYSHAPRDDWETGHDYADWVRSKGEILGELIKSPDGVPAELHQTTWCVEKTIEFLSEQRDGPWLASVNIYDPHPPFNPPTTYREMFDPEQVNGPLFRESDLAQQEKLEAIDFQSKGRHPDELDIRSPVIPRTPTRGLHESESAGKRDAKTLIAAYYAMIKLIDDQLGRIIAALEETGQRDNTLIIFTSDHGETLGDHGLIQKGCRFYEGLVRVPLIFSWPGYVKSEQKSDALVELRDIAPLLLELAGIEVPERMQPHSLSPMLSGDQPPDEHRDFVRCEYYDALDQADGTFATMYRNRRYKLVVYHGHGLGELYDLQEDPDEFDNLWDSPDHADVKLDLMQRSFDASMLAMDRGPERIGPM